The following proteins are encoded in a genomic region of Tenacibaculum sp. 190524A05c:
- a CDS encoding DUF721 domain-containing protein, producing MSKRENSEYSIKDLMGAFIKENKLEKGFQKIHIEEAWNKLMGPGIASYTNEVKLQNGTLIIRLNSSVLREELSYGKEKILTMINEEMGEEAVKKIMLV from the coding sequence ATGTCGAAAAGAGAAAACAGCGAGTATTCAATAAAAGATTTAATGGGAGCTTTTATTAAGGAAAATAAACTTGAAAAAGGGTTTCAAAAAATTCATATTGAAGAAGCTTGGAATAAGTTAATGGGACCAGGAATTGCTTCATACACTAATGAAGTAAAACTTCAAAATGGAACATTAATTATTCGTTTAAACTCTTCTGTGTTAAGAGAGGAACTTAGTTACGGGAAAGAAAAAATTCTTACTATGATTAACGAAGAAATGGGGGAGGAAGCTGTGAAAAAAATTATGTTAGTATAA
- a CDS encoding peptidylprolyl isomerase: MKILKFLLLFTVVIVSCKTVKYPDLADGLYADIQTNKGDILIKLHADVVPMTVANFVSLAEGSNPKMNDSMKGKPYYEGVKFHRVIKNFMIQAGQPSGNNRANVGYTFDDEFPLNEKGQLIHKHDSEGVLSMANAGPATNSSQFFITHKATPWLDGKHSVFGKVTYGQNIVDTILQNDVIEKVDIIRVGKSAKQFNAADIFMQEIQNAEERKKERETKIKLAKEQIKRDMDYYSSSVTSSGLRFLQLQKGNGKKVNPDLPTTVHYSLYDDLGNKIASSLDQNKAFTFTINDPNYPLIAGWKEGAKMMREGEKARLFIPSYLGYGEVGRLPVIKPNTDLIFEIEVLKVGK, from the coding sequence ATGAAGATTTTAAAATTTTTACTTCTTTTTACAGTTGTAATTGTATCATGTAAAACTGTAAAATATCCAGATTTAGCTGACGGTTTATACGCCGATATTCAAACGAATAAAGGAGATATTCTGATAAAATTACATGCAGATGTTGTTCCAATGACGGTTGCAAATTTTGTTTCTTTAGCTGAAGGTAGTAATCCTAAAATGAATGATTCTATGAAAGGAAAGCCTTATTATGAAGGTGTTAAGTTTCATAGAGTAATTAAAAACTTCATGATTCAAGCGGGACAACCTTCAGGAAATAATAGAGCGAATGTGGGTTATACTTTTGATGATGAGTTCCCATTAAATGAAAAGGGACAATTAATTCATAAACATGATTCTGAAGGAGTTTTATCTATGGCTAATGCTGGTCCTGCTACAAATTCTTCTCAGTTTTTCATTACTCATAAAGCTACACCTTGGTTAGATGGTAAACATTCAGTTTTTGGAAAAGTAACTTACGGGCAGAATATTGTTGATACGATTCTTCAAAATGATGTTATAGAAAAGGTAGACATTATTAGAGTTGGGAAATCGGCTAAGCAATTTAATGCTGCTGATATTTTCATGCAAGAAATTCAAAACGCAGAAGAAAGAAAAAAGGAGCGTGAGACAAAAATAAAATTAGCCAAAGAACAAATAAAAAGAGATATGGACTATTATAGTTCATCTGTTACGAGTTCTGGTTTAAGATTCCTTCAGCTTCAAAAGGGTAATGGTAAAAAGGTTAATCCAGATTTACCAACTACAGTTCACTATTCTTTATATGATGATTTAGGAAATAAAATCGCGTCAAGTTTGGATCAAAACAAAGCCTTTACATTTACTATAAATGATCCAAACTATCCATTAATCGCTGGATGGAAAGAAGGAGCAAAAATGATGAGAGAAGGTGAGAAGGCTCGTTTATTTATTCCTAGTTATTTAGGATATGGTGAAGTAGGACGTTTACCAGTTATTAAGCCTAATACAGATTTAATCTTTGAAATAGAAGTTTTAAAAGTTGGGAAATAG
- a CDS encoding phosphatase PAP2 family protein encodes MDSIISKDAELLIFLNNLGNEKWDSFWLTITNQFNWVPLFVIILLLIFWRFGLKKTLFTLLFITVLVAFSDQFTNLIKNTTGRLRPCNTLELQEYLRQFSYKPRGYSFWSGHASLSTTFTVFIILLLRSRFKFIYLLVLFPMVFGYSRVYLGVHYPGDITVGYISGIVFGTLFYKLYSFLYSKIFKEQLV; translated from the coding sequence ATGGATAGTATAATATCTAAAGATGCTGAATTATTAATTTTTTTAAATAATTTAGGTAACGAAAAGTGGGATTCATTTTGGTTAACCATTACGAATCAATTCAATTGGGTTCCTCTTTTCGTTATTATTTTACTATTAATCTTTTGGAGATTTGGCCTTAAAAAGACATTGTTTACATTACTTTTTATTACAGTGTTAGTAGCTTTTTCAGATCAGTTTACCAATTTGATTAAAAACACTACAGGAAGACTTCGTCCATGTAATACCTTAGAATTACAAGAGTATTTAAGACAGTTTTCTTACAAGCCAAGAGGATATAGTTTTTGGTCAGGGCATGCTTCTCTATCCACAACTTTTACAGTTTTTATTATTCTCTTATTAAGAAGTAGGTTTAAATTTATTTATTTACTAGTTCTATTTCCAATGGTGTTTGGATATAGTAGAGTGTATTTAGGAGTTCATTATCCAGGAGATATTACCGTTGGTTATATTTCAGGAATAGTATTTGGAACTTTGTTTTACAAGTTATACTCTTTTCTATATTCGAAGATTTTTAAAGAACAGTTGGTTTAA
- a CDS encoding glycosyltransferase family 39 protein, which produces MKSIVNSKYFFPLFLILLTLINVIQAYSTELLADEAYYWAYSNNLSWGYFDHPPMVAIWISISKLFFSSGELSVRFFSSITLTATFYIIWRLVNHPKKREFTWLFVLLLVTTFLFNVYGFITVPDTPLMFFAALFLLGYNKYLEEKSTISYAILALGMAGMLYSKYQGILIIFFVLLSNLKVLKDWKIWVTAVVTVLLFSPHLYWQFVNDFPSIKYHLVERSSKKYRIDFTTNHFLNLIAIIGLTFPIVYMGFYKRFKAKDQFEKALRFIVLGFAIFFFFSSFKNHVQAQWVVPISIPLILIPFYFLIEHPKFLKAFKILASITIVVTIALRFIIANDGIIPKQFEMHGNKEWVDRLDKELGDKTPLFINSYQNTSTYWFYSGKRPYQINSWDSRKNQYDIYSYNMNFNIENPVLIDFRRKNLTRVTDSVSKKNNGFLFLDSVTGNYSKSSSLWFEFTDEIINLKENSINSINISHEVTDAKLLSHLDLEVVITSTDKQRKIFKANLEEQKVTFSISTLDNFIPSKIQIIATTLKAVKPIRMSTIGKAKLEN; this is translated from the coding sequence ATGAAATCAATCGTAAATTCTAAGTACTTTTTTCCGTTATTTTTAATCTTATTAACATTAATAAATGTTATTCAAGCTTATTCAACAGAACTACTAGCAGATGAAGCTTACTACTGGGCATACAGCAATAATTTAAGTTGGGGTTATTTTGACCACCCTCCTATGGTTGCTATTTGGATTAGTATATCAAAATTATTTTTTTCAAGCGGAGAACTTAGTGTTAGATTTTTTTCATCAATAACATTAACAGCTACTTTTTATATTATTTGGAGACTAGTCAATCATCCTAAAAAAAGAGAATTCACATGGCTATTTGTATTACTTCTAGTAACTACATTTCTTTTTAATGTTTATGGGTTTATAACTGTTCCAGATACTCCTTTAATGTTTTTTGCTGCTCTATTTTTATTAGGCTATAACAAGTATTTAGAAGAAAAATCAACAATTAGTTACGCTATTTTAGCACTAGGAATGGCCGGAATGTTATATAGTAAATATCAAGGAATTCTAATCATATTCTTTGTTTTATTATCGAATTTAAAAGTACTGAAGGATTGGAAAATTTGGGTTACAGCAGTAGTTACTGTATTATTGTTCTCTCCACATTTATACTGGCAATTTGTAAACGACTTCCCATCTATTAAATATCATTTAGTCGAACGAAGTTCTAAAAAATACCGAATAGATTTTACCACGAATCATTTTTTAAATCTAATTGCAATTATTGGATTAACTTTTCCCATTGTTTACATGGGGTTTTATAAAAGATTTAAAGCTAAAGATCAATTTGAAAAAGCCTTACGCTTTATAGTTTTAGGGTTTGCTATTTTCTTCTTTTTCTCTTCTTTTAAAAATCATGTTCAAGCGCAATGGGTTGTACCAATTTCAATTCCTTTGATTTTAATTCCATTTTACTTTTTGATTGAACATCCAAAGTTTTTGAAAGCTTTCAAAATATTAGCATCGATTACTATTGTTGTCACCATTGCATTAAGATTTATCATAGCTAATGATGGAATCATTCCAAAACAGTTTGAAATGCATGGTAATAAAGAATGGGTTGATCGCTTAGACAAAGAGCTTGGAGATAAAACACCTTTGTTTATTAATTCTTACCAAAACACATCAACATACTGGTTCTATTCTGGTAAAAGACCTTATCAAATCAATTCATGGGATAGCAGAAAAAACCAGTATGATATTTACTCTTACAATATGAATTTCAATATTGAAAACCCGGTTTTAATTGATTTTAGAAGAAAAAATTTAACAAGAGTTACAGATTCAGTATCGAAAAAGAATAATGGATTTTTATTTCTAGATTCTGTAACTGGTAATTATTCTAAATCGAGTAGTTTATGGTTTGAATTTACCGATGAAATTATTAATTTAAAAGAGAACTCAATTAATTCTATAAATATTTCACATGAAGTAACTGATGCTAAGCTACTTTCTCATTTAGATCTTGAAGTTGTTATTACTTCAACAGATAAACAAAGAAAAATATTTAAAGCAAATTTAGAAGAACAAAAGGTAACTTTTTCTATTTCTACTCTTGACAATTTTATTCCAAGTAAAATACAAATTATTGCAACTACACTTAAAGCTGTAAAACCAATTAGAATGAGTACTATTGGTAAGGCAAAACTTGAAAATTAA
- the ribH gene encoding 6,7-dimethyl-8-ribityllumazine synthase: MATTNLSYYDKNTIPNAKDFRFGIVVSEWNPEITKNLHQGAIETLIDCGAKKENIISWDVPGSFELIYGCKKMLETENLDAIIAIGNVIQGETKHFDFVCDGVTQGIKDLNIKYDVPVIFCVLTDNTRQQSIDRSGGALGNKGVECAVAAVKMAAIKNIGRNTNSVGF; this comes from the coding sequence ATGGCTACAACGAATTTATCATATTACGATAAAAACACCATCCCAAATGCGAAGGACTTTCGATTTGGGATTGTTGTTTCTGAATGGAATCCAGAAATAACAAAAAATCTTCATCAAGGAGCAATTGAAACTTTGATAGATTGTGGAGCAAAAAAAGAAAATATTATTTCTTGGGATGTTCCTGGAAGTTTCGAATTAATTTACGGGTGTAAAAAAATGTTAGAAACTGAAAATCTTGACGCAATAATTGCTATTGGAAATGTAATCCAAGGAGAAACAAAACATTTTGATTTTGTTTGTGATGGAGTAACTCAAGGAATTAAGGATTTAAACATTAAATACGATGTTCCTGTAATCTTTTGTGTATTAACAGATAACACCAGACAACAATCGATTGACAGATCAGGTGGAGCGTTAGGAAACAAAGGAGTTGAATGCGCGGTTGCTGCAGTTAAAATGGCAGCCATTAAAAATATCGGAAGAAATACCAACAGCGTTGGTTTCTAG
- a CDS encoding FKBP-type peptidyl-prolyl cis-trans isomerase — protein MKLSKIVAITVLGLTVVSCGKQLGGTQKSLETELDSVSYALGLNTGARMRADKNANELSKDLYVQGFYNGADSTDIKINIEEATNIIRNYFSKKQMAQMEERRKEAEQKAELEYKDHKKANEDFLAENKSKEGVVTTESGLQYIIMKEGNGASPKIADNVKVHYHGMLTDGTVFDSSVDRGTPAEFGVTQVIKGWTEGLQLMKEGSKFKFFIPQDLAYGFQGRLPQIKPFSTLVFEVELLEVKSTVKPAADGHTDHSGPNHKDH, from the coding sequence ATGAAACTAAGTAAGATTGTAGCAATTACTGTTTTAGGATTAACAGTAGTATCATGTGGAAAGCAATTAGGAGGAACTCAAAAAAGTCTTGAAACTGAGTTGGATTCTGTGAGTTATGCTTTAGGATTGAATACAGGAGCAAGAATGAGAGCTGATAAAAACGCGAACGAGTTAAGTAAAGATTTATACGTTCAAGGTTTTTACAACGGAGCTGATTCTACGGATATAAAAATTAATATTGAAGAGGCTACAAATATCATCAGAAACTATTTCTCCAAGAAGCAAATGGCGCAAATGGAGGAAAGAAGAAAAGAAGCTGAGCAAAAAGCAGAATTAGAATATAAAGATCATAAAAAAGCTAATGAAGATTTCTTAGCTGAGAATAAATCTAAAGAAGGTGTTGTAACAACTGAAAGTGGTTTACAATATATCATAATGAAAGAAGGAAATGGAGCGTCTCCTAAAATTGCAGATAATGTAAAGGTGCATTACCATGGAATGTTAACAGACGGAACTGTTTTTGATAGTTCTGTGGATAGAGGAACACCTGCAGAATTTGGTGTAACTCAAGTAATCAAAGGATGGACTGAAGGATTACAATTAATGAAAGAAGGATCTAAGTTTAAGTTCTTTATTCCGCAAGATTTAGCATACGGTTTCCAAGGAAGATTACCACAGATTAAACCATTCTCAACTTTAGTATTTGAAGTAGAGTTATTAGAAGTAAAGTCTACTGTTAAGCCAGCTGCTGATGGTCATACAGATCATAGTGGGCCAAATCATAAAGATCATTAA
- a CDS encoding riboflavin synthase subunit beta, whose product MGIFKKEHKKFEYKPRYYKGDGNPYEFKHKFDEYRTTVGKRKSLKDKFTTALDEFKSSEHGGFNKTIVFIIIILTLIFLYLIDFDLSIFLQN is encoded by the coding sequence ATGGGAATCTTTAAAAAAGAACATAAAAAGTTTGAATACAAACCTCGTTACTACAAAGGAGACGGGAATCCTTATGAATTTAAGCATAAGTTTGATGAATACAGAACTACTGTAGGTAAGAGAAAATCTTTAAAAGATAAATTCACTACAGCACTTGACGAGTTCAAATCTTCTGAACACGGAGGGTTTAACAAAACTATAGTATTTATTATCATTATTTTAACGCTTATTTTCCTGTATTTAATCGATTTTGATCTTTCTATATTTTTGCAAAATTAA
- the gldI gene encoding gliding motility-associated peptidyl-prolyl isomerase GldI — MKNSQLYIITLVVLTFLGCKELEPRRPKEHSTTNFYKEVIEQNKKLNALETKRIKQTLDRDTLTTYKSSANGFWYTYINKDTVSNQTPIKGDIVTVKYNVTGLQGNQFYDYQTRDYTVDKEDFVPGLTEGIKLMKKGETITFVIPSYRAYGVTGDGSRIGINQTLRSTLTLIEIKKPNNETK, encoded by the coding sequence ATGAAGAATAGTCAATTATACATAATAACTTTAGTTGTTTTGACTTTTTTAGGTTGTAAAGAATTAGAACCAAGAAGGCCGAAAGAGCATTCTACTACTAATTTTTATAAGGAAGTTATCGAGCAGAATAAAAAACTGAATGCTTTAGAAACAAAAAGAATAAAACAAACTTTAGATAGAGATACGTTAACGACATATAAATCTTCAGCTAATGGATTTTGGTATACGTACATAAATAAAGATACTGTCTCTAATCAAACACCAATTAAAGGAGATATAGTTACAGTGAAGTATAATGTTACAGGTTTGCAAGGGAATCAGTTCTATGATTATCAAACTAGAGATTATACTGTTGATAAAGAAGATTTTGTTCCTGGATTAACAGAAGGAATAAAGTTGATGAAGAAAGGAGAAACCATTACATTTGTCATTCCTTCTTACAGAGCTTATGGAGTTACTGGGGATGGAAGTAGGATTGGAATCAATCAAACATTAAGAAGTACACTAACATTAATAGAAATTAAAAAACCAAATAATGAAACTAAGTAA
- a CDS encoding bifunctional oligoribonuclease/PAP phosphatase NrnA: MILKNFEALKAYLETPRNIVIIGHKNPDGDAVGSTLGLKHYLDFKGHTAQVLMPNEFPDFLHWIPGVETVYRFDRQNNQCVKALKRSDIIFLLDFNALHRVGDDMKNTLEKYENDFALIDHHQQPDDFEYMYSDTSMCSTCQMVYNFIDMMGDVEMIEKNIATCLYTGIMTDTGSFRFRSTTSTTHRIIADLIDKGAQNDRIHSNVYDANTFSRLQLLGQSLSNLQVLPEYKTAFITLSQEEKNRFNYEKGDTEGVVNYALSLKGIVFAAIFIEDKEQGIIKISLRSKGSFSVNKFARSYFNGGGHDNAAGGRSTESLEDTVTKFKSLLPNYQEELKVSYEE; encoded by the coding sequence ATGATTTTAAAGAATTTTGAAGCACTTAAGGCGTATTTAGAAACGCCGAGAAATATTGTAATAATTGGCCATAAAAATCCAGATGGAGATGCTGTTGGATCAACATTAGGATTAAAGCATTATCTTGATTTTAAAGGTCATACTGCACAGGTGTTAATGCCGAATGAATTTCCTGATTTTTTACATTGGATTCCTGGAGTAGAAACTGTTTATCGTTTCGATCGCCAGAACAATCAATGTGTTAAAGCTCTAAAAAGATCAGATATTATCTTCTTACTTGATTTTAATGCGTTACATAGAGTAGGAGATGATATGAAAAATACGTTGGAGAAGTATGAGAATGACTTTGCGTTAATAGATCATCATCAACAGCCAGATGATTTCGAATATATGTATTCTGATACATCTATGTGTTCTACATGTCAAATGGTGTATAACTTTATTGATATGATGGGTGATGTTGAAATGATTGAAAAAAATATCGCAACTTGTTTGTATACTGGTATAATGACAGATACAGGATCATTTAGGTTTAGATCAACAACAAGTACTACACATAGAATTATCGCAGATTTAATAGATAAAGGAGCTCAGAACGACCGAATTCATAGTAATGTGTATGATGCAAATACCTTTAGTAGACTTCAGTTATTAGGTCAGTCTTTAAGTAATTTACAAGTATTACCAGAATACAAAACCGCTTTTATTACACTTTCTCAAGAAGAGAAGAATAGGTTTAATTATGAGAAAGGTGATACAGAAGGAGTGGTTAATTATGCATTGTCTCTTAAAGGAATTGTTTTTGCTGCAATTTTTATTGAAGATAAAGAACAAGGTATAATCAAAATATCATTAAGATCTAAAGGTAGTTTCTCAGTAAATAAATTTGCGAGGTCATATTTTAATGGTGGAGGACATGATAATGCTGCTGGAGGAAGATCTACTGAATCTTTAGAGGATACGGTAACGAAGTTTAAATCTCTACTGCCAAATTATCAAGAAGAACTTAAGGTTTCGTATGAAGAATAG
- a CDS encoding septum formation inhibitor Maf encodes MKLNNPFHFTLILTTIIISFSSLVSCKKGNALEVEHKKTKSSDTFPSRKVNQDLKNYWFDGTAEISTYELNQVRYGEVHKGKATLIFVTEPFSKASNTKADYTNDNNIPVLKLNSTKKFNTGIYPYSLMNSTFFPFENTSTSLKISSSIQEWCGMTYLEMKNENDLIFNFNSYFEGASFKNKKLNNSILEDDLWSLLRLNPELLPKGNFSIIPSMFYLTLTHKEIKSFNVITSLETNSTKTINIYTIHYPELDRTLQIEFTSKPPYQISSWKESYSSGYGNQRKKLTTEAKLIKSLKIDYWNKNKTSDIHLRDSLGI; translated from the coding sequence ATGAAACTAAATAATCCATTTCACTTCACTCTAATACTAACGACAATTATCATTAGTTTCTCATCACTAGTTTCTTGTAAAAAAGGAAACGCTTTAGAAGTAGAACATAAGAAAACAAAAAGTAGCGACACTTTTCCCAGTAGAAAAGTAAATCAAGATTTAAAAAATTATTGGTTTGATGGTACTGCGGAAATATCCACTTATGAACTTAATCAGGTTAGATATGGTGAAGTTCATAAAGGAAAAGCCACTTTAATTTTTGTTACAGAACCTTTCTCAAAAGCTTCTAATACAAAAGCTGACTATACTAACGATAATAATATTCCAGTCTTAAAATTAAACTCAACTAAAAAGTTCAATACAGGGATTTATCCATACTCTTTAATGAACAGCACTTTTTTCCCTTTTGAAAACACTAGTACATCCTTAAAAATTTCGTCATCAATACAGGAATGGTGTGGCATGACTTATTTAGAGATGAAAAATGAAAATGACTTAATCTTTAATTTTAATTCTTACTTTGAAGGTGCTTCTTTCAAAAATAAGAAACTCAACAACTCAATATTAGAAGATGACTTATGGTCTTTATTAAGATTAAACCCAGAATTATTACCAAAAGGTAATTTTTCAATAATACCGAGCATGTTTTACCTTACACTAACACACAAAGAGATAAAGAGCTTTAATGTAATCACTTCTTTAGAAACAAATTCAACAAAAACTATTAATATCTACACAATTCATTATCCCGAACTAGATAGAACTTTACAAATTGAATTCACTTCAAAACCACCCTATCAAATATCAAGCTGGAAAGAATCTTATTCAAGCGGTTACGGAAATCAAAGAAAAAAACTAACAACTGAAGCAAAACTAATCAAATCCTTAAAGATTGATTACTGGAATAAAAATAAAACTTCAGACATTCATTTAAGAGATTCTTTAGGAATATAA
- a CDS encoding tetratricopeptide repeat protein, with translation MATYKKRGYKPKKEKVVDNTIEETFDESQSDVAKAFEGLDQAANKSEEWIEKNSKPLFYGLVGVAALILLYLGYTKFISEPTELEASNELAYPRSFFDQAETSAGVQADSLYTLGLEGGDGKYGFLDIAQTYGGTKAGNLANYYAGISYLKMKKYQEAIEYLDNFSSDDELLGPTALGAIGDAFADINQPDNALEYYEKAGNKKDNEFTAPMFLFKAGQTAMELKKYGKAESLFNTIKEKYATTQVGRNIDKYINSAKYAQ, from the coding sequence ATGGCAACATATAAAAAGAGAGGATATAAACCTAAGAAAGAAAAGGTTGTAGATAATACTATTGAAGAGACATTTGACGAGTCGCAAAGTGATGTGGCTAAAGCGTTTGAAGGATTAGACCAAGCCGCTAACAAATCAGAAGAATGGATCGAAAAAAATAGTAAGCCTTTATTTTATGGTTTAGTTGGTGTAGCTGCTTTAATACTTTTATACTTAGGGTATACAAAGTTTATTTCAGAGCCAACAGAATTAGAAGCTTCTAACGAATTAGCTTATCCTAGATCTTTTTTCGATCAAGCTGAAACTTCTGCAGGTGTACAAGCTGATAGCTTATATACTTTAGGTTTAGAAGGTGGTGATGGAAAATATGGATTTTTAGACATCGCTCAAACTTACGGTGGAACAAAAGCTGGAAACTTAGCTAACTATTATGCTGGTATTTCTTACTTAAAGATGAAAAAATATCAGGAAGCTATCGAGTATTTAGATAACTTTAGTTCTGATGACGAATTATTAGGACCAACTGCTTTAGGTGCTATCGGAGATGCTTTTGCTGATATTAATCAACCTGACAATGCTCTTGAATATTATGAGAAAGCTGGAAATAAAAAAGACAATGAGTTTACTGCTCCTATGTTTTTATTTAAAGCTGGACAAACTGCTATGGAGTTAAAGAAGTATGGTAAAGCAGAAAGCTTATTCAATACAATCAAAGAAAAATACGCTACTACGCAAGTAGGAAGAAATATTGATAAATACATTAATAGCGCGAAATACGCTCAATAA
- a CDS encoding nucleoside-diphosphate kinase yields the protein MATNRTFTMIKPDAVENGHTGAILEKINAAGFRIVAMKKTHMTKRDAETFYAIHKERPFFGELVEFMTRGPIVAAILEKENAVEDFRTLIGATNPAEAAEGTIRKLYATSIGENAVHGSDSDENAAIEGNFHFSGREMF from the coding sequence ATGGCAACAAATAGAACTTTTACAATGATTAAACCAGATGCTGTTGAAAATGGACATACTGGTGCTATTTTAGAAAAAATTAATGCTGCTGGTTTTAGAATTGTAGCAATGAAAAAAACGCACATGACTAAGCGTGATGCTGAAACTTTTTATGCTATTCACAAAGAGCGTCCGTTTTTTGGAGAATTAGTTGAGTTTATGACACGTGGTCCTATTGTTGCTGCAATCTTAGAAAAAGAAAATGCAGTTGAAGACTTTAGAACTTTAATTGGTGCTACGAACCCAGCTGAAGCTGCTGAAGGAACAATTAGAAAACTATATGCTACTTCTATTGGTGAGAACGCTGTTCACGGTTCTGACTCTGATGAAAATGCAGCTATCGAAGGAAACTTCCACTTCTCTGGTAGAGAAATGTTTTAA
- the recF gene encoding DNA replication/repair protein RecF (All proteins in this family for which functions are known are DNA-binding proteins that assist the filamentation of RecA onto DNA for the initiation of recombination or recombinational repair.): protein MYLQKISLVNFKNIESQTFTFEKKINCFVGNNGVGKTNVLDAIYYLSFSKSYFNPIAGQNIRHNQDFFVVEGDYLVNERLEKIICSLKRGQKKVLKRNGKVYDRFSDHIGQFPLVIISPADRDLIIEGSDTRRKFIDGVISQQDKQYLKTLISYNKVVSQRNALLKFFAANRTFDELNLNVYNEQLMLYGTEIFEKRKTFLKEFVPIFNEKYQMISNEKEKVALHYKSQLNDITFEELLKNNLEKDKILQYTSVGIHKDDLNFEIGEYPIKKFGSQGQQKSYLIALKLAQFEFIKKQSNITPILLLDDIFDKLDENRVSQIVDLVNKDEFGQIFITDTHFERTESVVKQSNKPYEIFNLSE, encoded by the coding sequence GTGTATTTACAGAAAATATCCTTAGTCAATTTTAAAAATATTGAATCCCAAACATTTACTTTCGAGAAAAAAATAAATTGTTTCGTGGGAAATAACGGTGTAGGTAAGACTAACGTGCTTGATGCAATCTATTATCTATCCTTTTCAAAGAGTTATTTTAATCCTATAGCTGGACAAAATATTAGACATAATCAAGATTTTTTTGTTGTTGAAGGAGATTATTTAGTAAACGAAAGACTAGAAAAAATTATTTGCTCTTTAAAGCGTGGTCAGAAGAAAGTGTTAAAGAGAAATGGTAAAGTTTATGATCGTTTCTCAGATCATATCGGACAGTTTCCATTGGTTATTATTTCTCCTGCAGATAGAGATTTAATTATAGAAGGAAGCGATACTAGAAGAAAGTTTATTGATGGTGTAATTTCTCAACAAGATAAACAGTATTTAAAAACTTTAATATCCTATAATAAGGTTGTAAGTCAAAGAAATGCATTGTTAAAGTTTTTCGCTGCCAACAGGACTTTTGATGAGTTGAATTTAAATGTATACAACGAACAATTAATGTTGTACGGAACTGAGATTTTTGAGAAAAGGAAAACGTTTTTAAAGGAGTTTGTTCCTATTTTTAATGAAAAGTATCAAATGATTTCCAATGAAAAGGAAAAAGTTGCGTTACATTATAAAAGCCAATTGAATGATATTACTTTTGAAGAGTTATTAAAAAATAATTTAGAGAAGGATAAAATCTTACAATATACATCTGTAGGAATTCATAAAGATGATTTAAATTTTGAAATAGGAGAGTATCCGATTAAGAAATTCGGATCTCAAGGTCAACAGAAATCGTATTTAATTGCTTTAAAATTGGCACAGTTTGAATTTATTAAAAAACAGTCTAATATTACGCCGATTTTATTATTAGATGATATATTTGATAAGTTAGATGAGAACAGAGTATCTCAAATTGTCGACCTAGTAAATAAGGATGAATTCGGGCAAATATTTATTACAGATACACACTTTGAAAGAACCGAATCGGTGGTAAAACAAAGTAATAAACCTTACGAGATTTTTAATTTAAGCGAATAG